ATGTATGCACAACAAATGTTATTGTACTATTTTCATGATAAACAAATTGATTTCAGTTTGTCAATAAATTGGATGAATAAGTAAAAGGAGAATGGAATTATACTGATGGTCTGTGTTGTGAAAAGAGAAAGAGTGAGGATAGAGGGATGGATAATAGAAAAGGGCGGCATGATTAAATGCCACCCTTATTTGTATTGTCTAAAGTATTTAGTTTGGTTGAACAGTTAAGTCATAGTCTTGTTCAACAACTGTAGGTGTACCGCCTAAACGTGCAGGAGCATATCTTCTATATGTTTCACCAGCTTTTGCGCTAACTCTCGCACCAAGTGCTCTTACTTTTTGTCTGGCTGGCTCAGTTGCTGCCCATGCTTTACCAGCTTGACTTTCAATGAATGTACGAACATTGCTACCAGTAGCATAGTCCACTGCTACAATCCCCATAGCAACTACTAAACCGCCAACAGCATATCTTACAGCGTTACTTGTTTCGCGACCTACAACTTTTTCTTGGGCGCTTATTTTGCTGCTAATTTCTTTTAATTCAGTGCTAAGTATTCCGAGTTCATCTTTAGCTTTTTTGTATTCAACGTTACCAAAATCAAACCAGCCAACCTTCATAGCAGCTATTTCATCTTTTTTAGCCATTATTTCATTCATTTTTTGTTTGCGTTGAATATAAAGCTGTGCTAATTCCAATTCATTAGGATTTTCATTGAGTATTGCTAGTAATTCAGCAGCAGCACCTTTTTTGGCATCGTTTGGTGTTTGAGGATCTACCAAATCTTTAGTAACTGCGTTCATATCGCGTGTCATGCTTTTTTTTGCTGTTGTTTTTCCCTCAACTCGAGCATCGACTGTGCTTACCATTGCAACTGACAATGCAATTGCCGCAAGCGTTGTACTTACTATTTTCTTCATAGAAAAACTCCTTTTTTGAACTATTATACACTTTTCTTTTTTTAAGTTTAATACGCTAGGTTGCATGTACGTAGCCTAGACCCTATTAGACTCACTAATCTCAGGATAAAGTAAACGAGTTCAAATTGTCAATAAAGCGACAAATATTTTTTTTAAACGATAAAAAGAATTTGAAAATCGGATAAATTACATTGTTGCTTTATGCGATTGGATCGATCTATTCATCAATTTTTTATCAGAAGGGTAATGAGGTAATCTTTGCAGAAATAGAAAAAGAATACGGCAAAGAGAATTCCGTCGAATCTATCCAAAAATCCACCATGTCCTGGCAGAAGATTTCCAGAATCTTTCAGATGTGCGCGGCGTTTGAGCCATGATTCAAAAAGATCGCCCAGTAGCGACAAAATGCAGACTATGAGGGTAAAAATACCAATGAGCCACCAGGGAGTGTTGTATCCACGTTCAAAAATAATGAGGATGAATCCAAGGCAGGCAAATATATATCCGCCCAGCATGCCTTCCCATGTCTTTTTGGGACTGATTGATCGACAAATATGGTGTTTTCCAAGCAGAGTTCCGGTAATGTAACTTCCCGTATCAAAGCTGAAAACTAGGATAAAAAGTATTAAAAGCAGTTCATGGTAGAGAGGGCTGTGATTGAGCTTGATTAATAAAGTAAACGGTAAAATAAGGTAGGGAGGGAGCAAAAGCCAGAAAATGGCGGTATTTACGGGGAAAAATCGAGTCCATTCACATACAATAATAAGCAATAAAATAAGTGCTAAAATAAGAGAAAAGAATAAAGGCGGCAAGTAAAAATATATTCCCCAGAATCCTATTCCTAAGGCAATACCGGTAATAAGACGTTTAATAAATTCAGTCGAAAGTTGTAAATGCATTTGGTATATACAGCAAGTTTATGGAGTTATTATTTTCTTCTATTAGTGCCACATCAAAGCGGCACACAACGTCCAAATTAGTATGCTTTGATAAAAATTCTTTAGCAATAGCGATAATCTTTTTTTGTTTTGATGGACCGATGAGTTCTGCTGGATCAACAAGGGGATTGTGTCGCCATTTAACTTCAACAAATGCAATGGTGTCATCTTTTTGTACAATAAGATCAATTTCTCCAAAACGTTTGCGATAATTGTGGGTGATAACTGTGTAACCTTCTTTTTGAAGGTGTTGCGCAACAAGGAGCTCACCTTCTTTACCTTTTGTTATGCGATAGTTCATGAAATCCTTATTTTTTGCCAAAATTATGAATTTTGGAGTTCGTTTCCTTCGACAGGCTCAGGATGAACGGAATCTAAAATTAACCCGATTATTTTTTCACTGTTCGTGCTGGTACTTCGTCCAGTAGTAAAAACTGCGCTCAGTACTTCACGAAATTCGATTTTCTCATCCCGTTCGTCCTGATGCTTCGTCAGGCTCAGCAGTAAACGCTGCGCTCAGTACCGCGCGAGATTGTTCCAATCCCGTTCGTCCTGAGCTTGTCGAAGGATACGAACCCATGTTAAAACCGTTCTGCCATGTGTTTAGTTTTTTTGTTATGAGCAAGTTCTTTATTTTTTTCAATTTTTTTTTGGGCTAGCTCAATATTTTGGATGTTTAACAATTCTGCCATTTCTTTTTTTTCAGCAATCTGTGCTTCCAGAGCAATAATTTCTGGTTCGAGTGTTGGTAATTTAGGTAGCCAAGAGGATCGTATTTTAGCAAGACGTTTTTCAGCGGCTTTTAAACTGCCTTTATTTAAATAAAAGGTGCATATATTACATTCGCTTGCAGCCAATTGTTCATAGCACTGTGTTTGTACTTGCAGAACTTCTTTTTTATAAAGCTTAAAATGATCTTGTTTTAAAAATAGTTCTGTTAAAGCGAGTGTTTCTTCTGTTCTTGTTTGATCACGATCAATTGGAAGTACGCATGCAAATGAACTTACTGTGGATCGATACAGCGCATATTCTTGTTTTTCGCTACCAGGATAAAGTGCGCAGTATTGGTTATATATCAGTGCGGATTTTTGAAATTGACTATCGATAAAAAAAACATCAGCAAGTTCTAAAAGGTGGTCGGCTAGTAGAGTAATATCGGTGCACATTTTTAAAAGTTGTTCAAGGTATTT
The window above is part of the Candidatus Babeliales bacterium genome. Proteins encoded here:
- a CDS encoding phosphatidate cytidylyltransferase; translation: MHLQLSTEFIKRLITGIALGIGFWGIYFYLPPLFFSLILALILLLIIVCEWTRFFPVNTAIFWLLLPPYLILPFTLLIKLNHSPLYHELLLILFILVFSFDTGSYITGTLLGKHHICRSISPKKTWEGMLGGYIFACLGFILIIFERGYNTPWWLIGIFTLIVCILSLLGDLFESWLKRRAHLKDSGNLLPGHGGFLDRFDGILFAVFFFYFCKDYLITLLIKN
- a CDS encoding YraN family protein, which gives rise to MAKNKDFMNYRITKGKEGELLVAQHLQKEGYTVITHNYRKRFGEIDLIVQKDDTIAFVEVKWRHNPLVDPAELIGPSKQKKIIAIAKEFLSKHTNLDVVCRFDVALIEENNNSINLLYIPNAFTTFD
- the bamD gene encoding outer membrane protein assembly factor BamD, with translation VMQQFDIELPKQADSSSRKNRMRKPNATKKKAKKAHTYLEMEYEQLVAAKNIQKEKGNISATIKYLEQLLKMCTDITLLADHLLELADVFFIDSQFQKSALIYNQYCALYPGSEKQEYALYRSTVSSFACVLPIDRDQTRTEETLALTELFLKQDHFKLYKKEVLQVQTQCYEQLAASECNICTFYLNKGSLKAAEKRLAKIRSSWLPKLPTLEPEIIALEAQIAEKKEMAELLNIQNIELAQKKIEKNKELAHNKKTKHMAERF